A part of Vibrio sp. B1FLJ16 genomic DNA contains:
- the metR gene encoding HTH-type transcriptional regulator MetR codes for MIELKHLRTITSLRDTGSLTATATALHLTQSALSHQIKDLESRIGGQLFLRKTRPVKFTSEGEILLRLAEDILPKLAKAENELASLKEDVNGRLHMAIECHSCFQWLMPAIKEYQLAWPSVTLDFSSGFGFEPLPALLAGELDLVITSDIQPRSEVHYEPLFDFEMRLITATTHPLADKALIEPNDLADQTMLSYPVQKQRLDVVKHFLQPAGVEPAKWKQADNTLMLVQMVSAGLGVAALPNWAISEFSRQGLITSKPFGNGLWRRLFAAVRNSEKDKRYLQAFFATAKQQCKSHLEGIKMA; via the coding sequence ATGATAGAGCTAAAACATTTGCGTACCATCACCTCGCTTAGAGACACTGGCTCATTGACAGCAACGGCTACCGCGTTGCACTTAACGCAATCGGCGCTCTCACACCAAATCAAAGATCTCGAATCTCGTATTGGCGGGCAGCTATTCCTCAGAAAAACCCGTCCGGTCAAGTTCACGTCGGAAGGAGAGATTCTGTTGCGTCTGGCAGAAGATATCTTGCCCAAACTGGCAAAGGCGGAGAATGAACTGGCAAGTCTGAAGGAAGACGTCAATGGCCGATTACACATGGCTATCGAGTGTCACTCCTGCTTCCAGTGGCTGATGCCGGCCATTAAAGAGTATCAGCTCGCATGGCCAAGTGTGACACTGGACTTTTCATCCGGCTTCGGCTTCGAACCGTTACCCGCCCTGCTCGCCGGAGAACTGGATCTCGTCATTACTTCCGATATTCAGCCACGCTCAGAAGTGCATTACGAGCCATTGTTTGATTTTGAAATGCGCCTGATCACTGCTACAACTCATCCTCTGGCTGATAAAGCGCTTATTGAGCCAAACGATCTGGCTGACCAGACCATGCTTTCTTATCCGGTGCAAAAACAACGTCTGGACGTGGTGAAACATTTCTTACAACCTGCAGGAGTGGAGCCTGCAAAGTGGAAACAGGCAGACAATACGTTAATGCTGGTACAAATGGTATCCGCAGGATTAGGTGTGGCAGCACTGCCAAACTGGGCAATTTCGGAGTTCTCACGCCAAGGGCTGATTACTAGTAAACCGTTTGGCAACGGCTTATGGCGTCGTCTGTTTGCTGCGGTTCGTAACTCTGAGAAGGATAAACGTTATTTACAAGCTTTCTTTGCCACCGCTAAGCAGCAATGCAAAAGCCACCTTGAAGGAATCAAGATGGCTTAA
- a CDS encoding GspS/AspS pilotin family protein, translated as MKKLLCFFLAIGALAGCSSSGDKQRELELMASNRAGMLSAGLPLEQGPLQIMRVSSNKNVIEMMMIYNEGALGAKPVKQVIGSSIYTYCHTPDIRQQLEVGLLYRIMVRNSRGQLVADELISEQTCNQ; from the coding sequence ATGAAAAAATTACTGTGTTTTTTCCTGGCAATCGGAGCTCTGGCGGGTTGTTCGTCCAGCGGTGACAAACAACGTGAGCTAGAACTAATGGCATCTAACCGCGCAGGCATGCTTTCTGCCGGGTTACCATTAGAGCAAGGACCACTGCAAATCATGCGAGTTTCTTCTAACAAAAATGTTATAGAAATGATGATGATTTATAACGAGGGTGCTCTAGGTGCAAAACCGGTAAAGCAGGTGATTGGTTCCAGCATCTACACCTACTGCCACACGCCGGATATCCGACAACAGCTCGAGGTGGGTTTGCTGTATCGCATTATGGTTCGCAACTCTCGCGGCCAGCTTGTAGCAGACGAACTTATTTCTGAGCAAACCTGTAACCAGTAA
- a CDS encoding DUF4250 domain-containing protein encodes MDLSNVGNLDSTILLGIVNEKLRLECDSFDELVSTYEMDTESVVGKLDMLGYQYDPLTNQFKAY; translated from the coding sequence ATGGATTTAAGCAACGTAGGTAATCTGGATAGCACTATTCTGTTAGGCATCGTCAACGAAAAACTACGCTTAGAGTGTGACAGTTTTGATGAGCTGGTGTCGACATACGAAATGGATACAGAGTCGGTAGTAGGTAAGTTGGATATGCTTGGCTACCAGTACGACCCTCTCACAAATCAGTTCAAAGCGTACTAA
- the yciA gene encoding acyl-CoA thioester hydrolase YciA: MSQEFNSPKGQLLLRTLAMPADTNANGDIFGGWIMSQLDLAGAILAKEISSGRVVTVSVSSITFKKPVSVGDVVCCYGVCSKIGRTSMSVDLEVWVKPVKVDGVEDRFMVCDATFNYVAIDSEGKPRPVSK, from the coding sequence ATGAGCCAAGAATTTAACTCTCCAAAAGGCCAACTTCTTCTTCGTACCCTCGCCATGCCTGCAGACACTAACGCTAACGGCGACATCTTTGGTGGCTGGATAATGTCTCAGCTTGATTTAGCTGGCGCAATTCTCGCAAAAGAAATCTCCTCAGGTCGTGTAGTAACCGTATCTGTGTCCAGTATTACTTTTAAAAAACCGGTGAGCGTTGGTGATGTTGTCTGTTGCTATGGCGTTTGCAGCAAGATTGGCCGCACCTCAATGAGTGTTGATCTGGAAGTATGGGTTAAACCAGTAAAAGTAGACGGCGTCGAAGATCGCTTTATGGTATGTGACGCTACCTTTAACTATGTCGCAATCGACAGTGAAGGTAAGCCTCGCCCGGTTTCGAAATAG
- a CDS encoding YciI family protein: MWYVIFSQDIENSLEKRMSVRPQHLERLQKLQDEGRLLTAGPMPAIDSDNPGEAGFTGSTVIAEFDSLEDAKAWAEQDPYVSAGVYENVIVKPFKKVF, translated from the coding sequence ATGTGGTACGTCATCTTTTCTCAGGATATCGAGAACTCACTAGAAAAGCGCATGAGCGTTCGCCCTCAACACCTTGAGCGCCTGCAAAAACTTCAGGACGAAGGTCGCCTTTTGACGGCAGGTCCAATGCCAGCAATTGATTCTGATAACCCGGGAGAAGCGGGATTTACCGGCTCCACTGTCATAGCAGAGTTTGATTCTTTGGAAGATGCGAAAGCGTGGGCAGAGCAAGACCCTTATGTATCTGCCGGCGTTTACGAAAATGTGATCGTAAAACCGTTCAAAAAAGTGTTTTAA
- the metE gene encoding 5-methyltetrahydropteroyltriglutamate--homocysteine S-methyltransferase has product MATITHILGYPRIGEKRELKFALEKYWRGEIDQAQLKQVGSDLRAKNWQVQSDAGLGFATAGDFAWYDHVLTTTLLLGHVPKRHDTGFPDLDTLFKVGRGQSQAGCGCSGSAASDMTKWFNTNYHYIVPEFSKSDTFEVSWPQLFEEVNEALKAGHKVKPVLLGPLSYLYLGKEVEEGFDRLTLLPRLLTAYQAILAKLASQGVEWVQIDEPILSLELESEWADAFKLAYQVIRSDVKVLLTTYFDSVTDTLNKIVQLPVDGLHVDLSAAPEQLDEVVAKLPQGWVLSAGVVNGRNVWRSDLSAQLERLQPVKEQLGDKLWVASSCSLLHSPVDLDLETTLNEEVRSWFAFAKQKVTEIALLGKALDGDQNAILACDTYSQPIKARKTATHVNKPQVQARIKGITVSLTQRNAAYAERAAHQAEVLGLPLLPTTTIGSFPQTGEIRVQRSAYRSGQLSESDYIQALKGHIEDAVKRQEALDLDVLVHGEAERNDMVEYFAENLAGFQTTKFGWVQSYGSRCVKPAIVVADIEREKPITVEWSTYAQSLTSKQMKGMLTGPVTILCWTFPREDITQKEIAQQLALALRDEVSDLQEAGINIIQIDEPAIREGLPLKQRDHKAYLDWAVNAFKISAASAKPETQIHTHMCYSEFNEIIDSVAALDADVITIETSRSNMELLKAFEEFNYPNAIGPGVYDIHSPNIPSEEWIEGLIKKAAQKIPVQRLWVNPDCGLKTRNWAETEAALANLVSAAKKLRAELE; this is encoded by the coding sequence ATGGCAACAATAACTCACATACTTGGCTATCCGCGCATCGGGGAAAAGCGTGAACTGAAATTTGCATTAGAAAAATACTGGCGCGGTGAGATTGATCAGGCTCAGCTGAAACAAGTTGGATCGGACTTACGAGCGAAGAACTGGCAAGTCCAGTCTGATGCGGGTCTTGGCTTTGCAACTGCTGGCGACTTTGCCTGGTACGATCACGTCCTTACAACAACGCTGCTGTTGGGGCATGTACCCAAGCGACATGATACTGGTTTCCCTGACTTGGACACGTTATTTAAAGTGGGGCGCGGTCAGTCTCAGGCTGGTTGTGGCTGCTCTGGTTCTGCGGCTTCTGATATGACGAAGTGGTTCAATACTAACTATCACTATATCGTTCCGGAATTCAGTAAAAGTGATACGTTTGAAGTGAGCTGGCCTCAGCTGTTTGAAGAAGTGAACGAGGCGTTGAAAGCAGGGCACAAGGTGAAGCCCGTTCTGTTAGGTCCACTCAGCTACCTATACTTGGGTAAAGAGGTTGAAGAGGGCTTTGATCGACTCACATTACTACCAAGATTGCTCACGGCGTATCAGGCTATTTTAGCTAAGCTGGCCAGTCAGGGCGTTGAATGGGTGCAAATCGATGAGCCGATTCTTTCGCTTGAGCTGGAAAGTGAATGGGCAGACGCGTTTAAACTCGCTTACCAGGTGATCCGAAGTGACGTTAAAGTTCTGCTGACCACTTATTTCGACTCAGTCACGGACACGTTAAACAAAATAGTTCAGTTACCGGTTGACGGTTTACATGTGGATTTATCAGCGGCTCCTGAGCAGTTAGATGAGGTGGTAGCTAAGTTACCACAAGGCTGGGTTCTTTCTGCTGGTGTTGTAAACGGGCGTAATGTTTGGCGCTCTGATTTAAGCGCACAGCTAGAACGATTGCAGCCTGTCAAAGAGCAGTTAGGTGATAAGCTTTGGGTTGCGAGTTCATGTTCTTTACTGCACAGCCCAGTAGATCTTGATCTTGAAACAACGCTTAACGAAGAAGTGAGAAGCTGGTTTGCCTTTGCTAAGCAGAAAGTGACAGAAATTGCGCTATTGGGTAAAGCTTTAGATGGCGACCAAAATGCTATTCTGGCGTGTGATACTTACAGCCAACCAATTAAAGCGCGCAAAACAGCGACTCATGTTAATAAGCCTCAGGTGCAGGCGCGTATCAAGGGGATCACTGTGTCCCTTACACAGCGCAATGCGGCCTATGCAGAGCGTGCGGCTCATCAGGCAGAAGTGTTAGGGTTGCCTCTGTTACCAACCACAACCATTGGTTCATTCCCTCAGACTGGCGAGATCCGTGTTCAGCGAAGTGCCTACCGTTCAGGTCAGCTTTCTGAGTCTGATTATATTCAGGCGCTGAAAGGGCATATCGAAGATGCGGTGAAACGACAGGAAGCACTCGACTTAGATGTATTGGTACATGGCGAGGCAGAGCGAAATGACATGGTGGAATACTTCGCTGAGAATCTTGCCGGTTTCCAGACGACCAAATTTGGTTGGGTACAGAGCTATGGTTCACGTTGTGTGAAACCAGCAATTGTGGTCGCGGATATCGAACGTGAAAAACCAATCACGGTTGAGTGGTCGACGTACGCCCAGTCTCTGACAAGTAAACAAATGAAAGGGATGCTGACAGGGCCGGTGACTATTTTATGTTGGACCTTCCCACGTGAAGACATTACCCAGAAGGAAATCGCACAACAATTGGCACTCGCACTTCGTGATGAGGTGTCGGATTTACAAGAAGCTGGTATCAACATTATTCAGATTGACGAGCCTGCGATACGTGAAGGCTTACCACTTAAACAGCGTGACCACAAAGCGTATTTAGACTGGGCGGTGAATGCATTCAAGATTTCGGCAGCAAGTGCAAAACCAGAAACTCAAATTCACACTCACATGTGTTACAGCGAGTTCAATGAAATCATCGATTCTGTTGCTGCACTGGATGCGGACGTGATTACGATAGAAACATCACGTTCGAATATGGAATTGCTCAAGGCGTTTGAAGAGTTTAATTACCCGAATGCAATAGGCCCTGGTGTGTACGATATTCACTCGCCAAACATACCGTCGGAAGAGTGGATTGAAGGTTTAATTAAGAAAGCGGCGCAAAAGATTCCGGTGCAGCGTTTATGGGTAAACCCGGATTGCGGATTGAAAACGCGCAACTGGGCAGAGACAGAAGCTGCATTAGCAAACTTAGTCTCCGCAGCGAAAAAGCTGCGTGCCGAACTGGAATAA